CTGGCTGCCGTACAGCCTCGGTTCCATCCCGCCGACCGTGCCCCGCGGCTACGAGTTCGACCGCGCCCGGCAGACCGACGAGCAGGCCCTGGCCGACCTGCAGGATCTCGCGAGCAAGTCCTCGGTCGCCGGCACGGACCAGACCGAGCAGCTCAGCCAGGTCCGCAAGACCGTCGGTGCCCGCGTCAAGACCACGCGGCGCACGCGCGGGCGGCTGTCCGGGCAGAAGATCCTGGACGTCACCGGCAAGGTCGTCACCGAGGACAACACGGCCGCGTACACCTACCCCGCCCCGGTGATCACCGACATCTACGGCGAGGCCGTGGACTCGAAGATCATGTATCCGGCGGAGTACGGCTCCCCGGACCTGGTCACCGACGGCTGGTACTGGTCGGCGTCCGTCGACACCTCGCGGCCCGGAACCTACTCGTACGTGATGCGGATCCAGCTGCACAAGCTGGTGGGTCTCAACGGCGAACTGCGCTGGGAGGCGGTCGACCTGACCTGTCCCTCGACCCTCAAGATCACCTCGGAGCCACGGCGGAACGCCTTCACCAAGGCGGGCGTGGGCATGCTGCCCATCCCTCCGGACGCCGGCACCCGCTGATCCCGCACGGACTTCAGCCAGAAGGAGGAGCAGATGACGACCACCACGCCCAGGCGGCGTGAGACCGGTGCCGCGAAGCGGCCCGTCTCGATCACCGCCGTAGTGGACTGTGTGGGCGCCCTGGCAGCCGGCAACATGCAGGGCCACCTGTACATGTACGACACGAACAAGTCAGCGGGTTCCACCGGCTTCGGCACCGAGGAACTGCAGACGCGCGCCCGCAAGGGCGACCAACTCCTGTGGAACGCGCTCGCGTTGGAGTGCGAGGCCTTCGTGGCCATCGACAGCATCGTGATCGACAGCTCCATCTGCGTGCCGGAGCGGAAGGTCTATCCGGGCACCGACGTCGCCTACTGGATCGGGACCGTGAAGCGGGACGTCACGAACGTCACGTACCAGATCAACTTCAAGCTGGGCACGAGGGACGAGCCGATCGCCACCACCCTGTCGTCGTCCCTCGTCGGCTAGGGCCCGGCATGACGGCGTACGAGAAGGAGGAGCGTTGACCAGCACCGCGCAGAAGTCGACCAGCACCGAGCACCAGAAGCAGAATCCCGGCCAGCTCAACTCGGTCCAGCTGAACATCGTGACGCTCATCAACATGGAGCGGGCCGTGGAGACGGGCTCGCTGAGCGACTCGATGTACATGATGGACAACAGCATCGGCGGCAAGGGACAGGGGACGTCGTCCCTGGAGACGGTCTGCAAGCAGGGCCAGGTCCTGAACTGGATCGTGCGCCCGCTCGACATGGAGAAGCGCCCGGACGGCACCTGGCCTCCCATGCCGAAGATCAACAACATCACGTTCCTCGACACCGAGCTGGGTGACGAGGAGGACGTGGCCGAGCGGAAGATCTTCACCGAGCTGAAGATCTACGGGATGCCGGACCGCATGCGGGACAAGTTCACGCCGGTCTACTACTACTGGGCGGGCACGGTCCTGAGCAACGCCAAGCCGGGCGTGCACCGGTACCGGCTCGTGATGGAGCTGGAGCAGGACCGCAAGAAGGAGAAGCTGTACCTGAACACGGCCATCCACCCGTCGATCAGGATCCTCGGGGTCTGACGCAGAGCCCGCGACGCGTGACCGCCAGGCCGGATATCGGCCTGGCGGTCATGTGGCACCGGGCGTAGAGAGGAAAGTTCACGCCAGGGATCCCAGGGAGGCCACCGTGGACAGGACCATCGGCAAGGGCACGTTCCGGGACGCGTTCAAGAACCAGGTCATCGCGGTCTCCGCGCTGCCGCCGGGCATCGGGCGGCGGCTCGCCGAGCGGGCCAACGCGGCGTCGGGTCCGACGGATGCCGCGCTGCGGACGAAGGCCGAGTTCAGCACGTTGTACGACCTGTTGCTCGCCGAGCAGGGGGACCTGTCGGGCGCTTCGGCCGACGGCAGCCTGGTGCTCCTGGACGCGGACGGGCAGCTCACCGAGATCGGGCGGATCGTCGACGAGCTCCTCAACTCGGCCCAGAGCAAAACGGAGTTCTTCGCTCAGGACATGTATCAGGTCAAGGTCACCGGCTGGCCGCCCGGCGTCCTGACGGCCGACGAGGTGATGGAGGCGCCGCAGGGTGCCCGGCTGACCCTGGCGAGGAACGACACCCCGGACGACACGCTGCTGGCGACGCCGTCGTTCTCGATGGTCAACAGCGGCAACATGACCGCGCACGCCCCCAAGCGCTCCTGGAAGATCAACTTCGAGGTCGGCGAGAGCGAGGACCGGCTCTACGGCATGGAGCGGATCAACCTCAAGGCGATGTACAACGACCCGTCGCAGATGCGCGAGGCCGTCGCCTGGCGGCTCCTGGAACGCGCGGGCATCCCGGCGGCACAGCACACGTACGCGACGTTCTCGATCAACGACCGCTACATGGGCCTCTACTCGGTCATCGAGCAGGTCGACAAGAAGTTCCTGAAGGACCACTTCGGCAAGAACTCCGAGGGCAACCTCTACAAGGCGTACTGCGGCGACGTCGGCTGCGCGACCCTGGAGCACCGCTCCGGCACGGACGGCAGCGACGGCGGACGGCACTACTTCACCGCGGGCAGCCGGGAGGACGACCGTACCTACCGCCTGAAGACGAACGAGGACAATCCGTCCGCCAACACCTATGACGACCTCGCCACGCTCGTCCGGGCCATCAACGGCGTCGAACTGGCGGGACGCGGCGACCGGTTCACGTCCGACGCCTTCCGTGACGCGGTCGAGCGGGTGCTGAACGTGGCCGCTTTCCTGCGCTGGGCGGGCGCCAACGTCCTCCTGGGCAGCTGGGACAACTACTTCGCGACGCCGTCGAACTACTACCTCTACAACTCGGGCCGGCTCGGCGACCCGACGGGCTTCATGGCACGCCCGTACTTCACGTTCGTCCCGTGGGACTACGACAACAGCTCGGGCATCGACTTCTTCTCGACGCCGTGGCAGTACACGGATCTGCTCGACTGGCCCGCGATGAGCCGCGACTACTGCCGGATCACGCACGCGCCGCACGAGGTGTCCCAACTGCCGCTGTTCACCAACCTGCTGCGGAACCACGACTTCTGCCAGTACTACCTCGACCACCTCGAGTACCTCCTGGACACGGAGTTCGGCCCCGAGCGGGTCGCCGAGCTCCTCGGCGCGGAGGGCTCCGGGCGGACCGACGGCCTGTGGCAGCTCGTCGCGTCCGCCGCGTACGGCGAGTCCACGAGTCCGCACGGACAGGCCTTCACCGGGCGGCAGTTCACGAACGACGAGGTGTACCGCGCCGGGTACCGGCAGTGGGAGCTGAGCCGGGGCTCGCAGTTCACGTACGGGATCTTCCACTACACGCGCATGCGCTACGACCACGCACGACAGCAGCTTGCCGAGCTGCGCAAGACCTATCCGAACGGCGCCAGCGGGGCGTCGTTCCCCGGCGCGATGGAGGTACTGCCCTCATGACCGCAACGAAGAAGTCCGCCAAGGCCGATGCCGCGCACGAGCTCCGCCTCGTCAAGGAAGCCAAGATCCGGGACCTGATCGGTGACGGCGCGGGCACCCGCCTGGAGGCGAGCGGTGTCGTCTACCGCGACGGCGCCTTCCTGATCGTCTGCGACAACCTGCCCTCCCTCATCCGGGTCAGCAGCGAGCTGTCGCCCAAGGCGCCGGAGAACGGCGTTCTCAAGCGCACCAAGGGAAAGAAGAAGGGCAAGTCCGGGGCGAACGAGGGGTTCGAGGACCTCGCCCACGACGAGCGGCGCGACCACTACTTCGCGCTGAGCGAGGCCGAACCGATCAAGCCCAAGGGCTTCCGCGCCCGCATTCACGAGTTCGACGAGAAGCTGCGCCCGGTCGGCTCGACCCTGCTCGACTTCGATCTGCCGGACGCCAACAAGGGCATGGAAGGCCTGGAGTGGGTCGAGCGCTCGGGCGCGAGCCATCTCCTCGCCCTGTGCGAGGGCAACCGGTGCGCGGGCGGCAAGAAGGGCAGGACGCCGGGCGGTGGCCGCATCCAGGTTCTCCGGCAGGGCGGCAAGCGCTGGATCCACACGGCCACGATCCGGCTGCCCGAGTCGCTGCCCTTCGAGGACTTCAGCAGCGTGTCCGTGCGCGACGGGCGGATCGCCGTCCTGTCGCAGGCGTCGTCGGCGCTGTGGGTGGG
This Streptomyces sp. NBC_01283 DNA region includes the following protein-coding sequences:
- a CDS encoding CotH kinase family protein, with translation MDRTIGKGTFRDAFKNQVIAVSALPPGIGRRLAERANAASGPTDAALRTKAEFSTLYDLLLAEQGDLSGASADGSLVLLDADGQLTEIGRIVDELLNSAQSKTEFFAQDMYQVKVTGWPPGVLTADEVMEAPQGARLTLARNDTPDDTLLATPSFSMVNSGNMTAHAPKRSWKINFEVGESEDRLYGMERINLKAMYNDPSQMREAVAWRLLERAGIPAAQHTYATFSINDRYMGLYSVIEQVDKKFLKDHFGKNSEGNLYKAYCGDVGCATLEHRSGTDGSDGGRHYFTAGSREDDRTYRLKTNEDNPSANTYDDLATLVRAINGVELAGRGDRFTSDAFRDAVERVLNVAAFLRWAGANVLLGSWDNYFATPSNYYLYNSGRLGDPTGFMARPYFTFVPWDYDNSSGIDFFSTPWQYTDLLDWPAMSRDYCRITHAPHEVSQLPLFTNLLRNHDFCQYYLDHLEYLLDTEFGPERVAELLGAEGSGRTDGLWQLVASAAYGESTSPHGQAFTGRQFTNDEVYRAGYRQWELSRGSQFTYGIFHYTRMRYDHARQQLAELRKTYPNGASGASFPGAMEVLPS